In Amycolatopsis jiangsuensis, the following proteins share a genomic window:
- a CDS encoding DUF4307 domain-containing protein codes for MQSGETVTTEGDADPAPLAERYGTPRRPRSSRRGRGWLFGGIAVVVSCAIAWIAYVNLGQTSIDAERVAFEERPGNAMQITINVTRDDPDRPGVCIVRVRDRAGAESGRKEVLVPAGAGHSRVSTVVKSIGRPVTADVYGCSYSIPRYLSTP; via the coding sequence TTGCAGAGCGGGGAGACCGTGACCACCGAGGGCGACGCCGATCCGGCGCCGCTCGCGGAGCGGTACGGCACCCCACGCCGGCCCCGGTCGTCGCGGCGCGGGCGCGGCTGGCTGTTCGGCGGGATCGCGGTGGTCGTGAGCTGCGCCATCGCCTGGATCGCCTACGTCAACCTGGGGCAGACCTCGATCGACGCCGAGCGGGTGGCCTTCGAGGAGCGGCCCGGCAACGCGATGCAGATCACGATCAACGTCACGCGCGACGATCCGGACCGGCCGGGCGTGTGCATCGTGCGCGTACGCGACCGCGCGGGAGCCGAAAGCGGCCGCAAGGAGGTTCTGGTCCCCGCCGGGGCCGGGCACAGCAGGGTGAGCACGGTGGTGAAGAGCATCGGGCGACCGGTGACCGCCGACGTGTACGGCTGCTCGTATTCGATACCACGTTATCTGTCAACCCCGTAG
- the mca gene encoding mycothiol conjugate amidase Mca, whose translation MVGADELTVEDRKPGLRLMAVHAHPDDESSKGAATMARYVAEGHQVMVVTCTGGEAGSILNPAMDRPEVLANMTEIRREEMARAAKILGVQHRWLGFVDSGLPEGDPLPPLPEGCFALAPLEESTEALVRVIREFRPHVLTTYDENGGYPHPDHIRTHEVSMAAFDAAGDPDRFPDAGEPWQPLKLYYGHGFSKRRMELFHQAMLDAGVESPYAEWLAKWDPARPDVMERVTTQIECGEYFEVRDEALKAHATQIDPDSRWFFVPIDVQRKVWPTEEYELNRSLVDSTLPEDDLFAGIKEKVSP comes from the coding sequence ATGGTGGGAGCCGACGAGCTGACAGTAGAAGACCGCAAACCAGGACTGCGCCTGATGGCGGTGCACGCGCACCCCGACGACGAGTCGAGCAAGGGGGCCGCGACGATGGCCCGCTACGTCGCCGAGGGTCACCAGGTCATGGTCGTGACCTGCACCGGCGGCGAGGCGGGCAGCATCCTCAACCCGGCGATGGACCGGCCCGAGGTGCTGGCGAACATGACCGAGATCCGCCGCGAGGAGATGGCTCGCGCGGCGAAGATCCTGGGGGTACAGCACCGCTGGCTCGGGTTCGTCGACTCCGGCCTGCCCGAGGGCGACCCGCTCCCGCCGCTGCCCGAGGGCTGTTTCGCGCTGGCGCCGCTGGAGGAGTCCACCGAGGCGCTGGTGCGCGTCATTCGCGAGTTCCGCCCGCACGTGCTGACCACCTACGACGAGAACGGCGGGTACCCGCACCCTGACCACATCCGCACCCACGAGGTGTCGATGGCCGCCTTCGACGCGGCGGGCGACCCGGACCGGTTCCCGGACGCGGGTGAGCCGTGGCAGCCGCTCAAGCTCTACTACGGGCACGGGTTCTCCAAGCGCCGGATGGAGCTGTTCCACCAGGCGATGCTCGATGCCGGGGTGGAGTCGCCGTACGCCGAGTGGCTGGCGAAGTGGGATCCGGCCCGCCCGGACGTCATGGAGCGGGTGACCACACAGATCGAGTGCGGTGAATACTTCGAGGTGCGCGACGAGGCGCTCAAGGCGCACGCCACGCAGATCGATCCGGACAGCCGCTGGTTCTTCGTGCCGATCGACGTCCAGCGGAAGGTGTGGCCGACCGAGGAGTACGAGCTGAACCGCTCGCTGGTGGACAGCACGCTGCCGGAGGACGATCTGTTCGCAGGCATCAAGGAGAAGGTGAGTCCATGA